In the genome of Dasypus novemcinctus isolate mDasNov1 chromosome 30, mDasNov1.1.hap2, whole genome shotgun sequence, one region contains:
- the LOC131276802 gene encoding olfactory receptor 7A17-like, which produces MENQTHVLEFVLLGLSDDTELQLLIFGLFLSMYLLIIVGNLLIILAIITDSQLHTPMYFFLSNLSFTDICFTSTTVPKMLLNIQTRNKTITYENCLSQMFFFMLFGQLEISLLTAMAYDRFVAICHPLHYTVIMKPRVCGLLLLTSWLLSVFVSLLHDLMVLRLSFCTELEMPQFFCELNQVFQLACSDTFLNILVLYFESGFLTVIPLIGILFSYSKIASSILRISTMEGKYKALSTCGSHLSVVTLFYSTGLGVYLSSAATQNSRSIAIASVMYMVVSPMLNPFIYSLRNKDIKQGLKKLRNILSIKGLFV; this is translated from the coding sequence ATGGAAAACCAAACACATGTTTTAGAATTTGTCCTCCTTGGTCTCTCAGATGATACTGAATTGCAACTTCTCATCTTTGGattgttcctgtccatgtacctgctCATCATAGTTGGGAACCTGCTAATCATCTTGGCCATCATCACTGACTCCCAActtcacacacccatgtacttcttcctctccaatctctcttttacagatatctgttttacctctaccactgtcccaaagatgctaCTGAACATCCAGACAAGGAACAAAACTATAACTTATGAAAACTGCCTCAGCCAGATGTTTTTTTTCATGCTATTTGGGCAATTAGAAATCTCCCTCTTGACTGCAATGGCTTACgaccgctttgtggccatctgtcaccctctgcactacacagtcatcatgaaacCCCGGgtctgtggcctcctgctgctgacatcctggttattgagtgttttcgTCTCCCTTTTGCATGACTTAATGGTTTTgcgattgtctttttgtacagagttggaaatgccacagtttttctgtgaacttaatcaggtcttccaacttgcttgttctgacactTTCCTCAATATACTAGTGCTGTATTTTGAAAGTGGGTTTCTCACTGTTATTCCACTCATTGGCATCCTTTTCTCTTATTCTAAGATTGcatcctccattttgagaatttcaacaatGGAGGGCAAGTATAAAGCTTTATCaacttgtgggtctcacctctcagtagtgaccttgttttatagTACAGGGCTTGGAGtatatcttagctctgctgctacccaaAACTCAAGGTCAattgcaatagcctcagtgatgtacatggTGGTCAgtcccatgctgaacccctttatctacagtcttagaaacaaggacataaagcagggcTTAAAAAAACTGAGAAACATTCTCTCTATAAAAGGACTCTTTGTGTAA